From a single Microbacterium murale genomic region:
- a CDS encoding HhH-GPD-type base excision DNA repair protein, whose product MALHITGDTAADSLLTENPLALLVGMLLDQQVPMETAFAGPLKIEQRTGAADATAIAGMDPEAFLEAFKQTPAVHRFPGSMAARVQTLCQELVDSWDGDAAALWTRDDPDGAEVLRRLKKLPGFGEQKAKIFLALLGKQYAFTGSGWREASAPYGEDDSYRSVADIVSPESLTKVREHKKAMKAAAKAVK is encoded by the coding sequence ATGGCCCTTCACATCACCGGAGATACCGCCGCCGATTCGCTGCTGACTGAGAACCCGCTCGCTCTACTGGTCGGGATGCTGCTCGATCAGCAGGTGCCGATGGAGACCGCATTCGCCGGCCCGCTGAAGATCGAGCAGCGCACAGGTGCGGCGGATGCCACGGCCATCGCAGGCATGGACCCCGAGGCCTTCCTCGAGGCGTTCAAGCAGACGCCGGCTGTGCACCGGTTCCCCGGCTCGATGGCCGCTCGAGTGCAGACCCTCTGCCAGGAGCTCGTCGACTCATGGGATGGGGACGCCGCGGCACTGTGGACCCGCGACGACCCGGACGGCGCAGAGGTGCTGCGACGTTTGAAGAAGCTGCCGGGCTTCGGCGAGCAGAAGGCGAAGATCTTCCTCGCTCTGCTCGGCAAGCAGTACGCGTTCACCGGGTCGGGATGGCGTGAGGCGTCCGCCCCCTACGGGGAGGACGACTCCTACCGCAGCGTCGCCGACATCGTCTCCCCCGAGTCACTCACGAAGGTGCGCGAGCACAAGAAGGCCATGAAGGCTGCTGCCAAAGCCGTGAAGTAG
- a CDS encoding glutamyl-tRNA reductase yields the protein MLLCVTANHKTASFEMLERLSRTPDDVAPNLLRLAPCVQGAVVVSTCNRFEAYVEVDEPVTAAGAVGVEAVLEAIEQSAGIPTAELDGAYAVHSGRRVAEHLFAVASGLESVVSGEGEIAGQVRRALTTARKHGTTSPELERLFQRASQAQRKVKNVTALGRAGRSLVRLALELADSRIADWSAERVLLVGTGSYAAVTLATLRERGATNISVYSPSGRAELFAKKHDITAVSEADYARVATASSLLITCTTATEPVLGRAQLQGPITNATAGCPMGQQSSQLVIDLGMPRNVDPDIASLEGVALLDLETIRLHAPLEELQATDAARTVVREAADTFHVVGAQQSVTPSVVAFRTHILSLMEAEIERARSRGDEGGKVEQAMRHLAGVLTHTPTTRAHELAAQGRGDEFAAALQTLYGITADVAVDAPTAESA from the coding sequence GTGCTGCTGTGTGTGACGGCGAACCACAAGACCGCCTCTTTCGAAATGCTCGAACGACTGAGCCGCACCCCCGACGACGTCGCGCCGAACCTTCTGCGCCTCGCTCCGTGCGTGCAGGGTGCAGTCGTCGTCTCGACGTGCAATCGGTTCGAGGCGTACGTCGAGGTCGATGAACCGGTCACCGCCGCCGGCGCCGTAGGCGTCGAGGCCGTGCTCGAGGCCATCGAGCAATCAGCCGGAATCCCCACTGCGGAATTGGACGGCGCGTATGCCGTGCACTCCGGACGCCGGGTCGCCGAGCATCTGTTCGCCGTGGCATCCGGTCTGGAATCCGTCGTCTCCGGCGAAGGCGAGATCGCCGGCCAAGTGCGTCGCGCGCTCACGACCGCCCGCAAGCACGGCACCACCTCCCCCGAACTCGAACGACTCTTCCAGCGCGCGAGCCAGGCGCAGCGCAAGGTCAAGAACGTGACAGCGCTCGGTCGCGCCGGCCGCTCACTGGTGCGTCTCGCACTCGAACTCGCCGACAGCCGCATCGCAGACTGGTCCGCAGAGCGCGTGCTGCTGGTCGGCACGGGTTCGTATGCCGCAGTCACCCTCGCGACGCTGCGCGAACGTGGCGCCACGAACATCTCGGTGTACTCGCCGTCAGGTCGGGCCGAGCTCTTCGCCAAGAAGCACGACATCACGGCGGTATCCGAGGCCGACTACGCACGCGTCGCCACGGCGTCGAGCCTGCTCATCACCTGCACCACCGCGACCGAGCCGGTACTCGGCCGTGCGCAGCTGCAGGGCCCGATCACGAACGCGACCGCGGGATGCCCGATGGGGCAGCAGAGCTCACAGCTCGTGATCGACCTGGGCATGCCGCGCAACGTCGACCCCGACATCGCGAGCCTCGAGGGCGTCGCGCTGCTCGACCTCGAGACCATCCGGCTGCACGCCCCTTTGGAGGAGCTGCAGGCGACGGATGCCGCGCGTACGGTCGTTCGCGAGGCCGCTGACACGTTCCATGTCGTCGGCGCGCAGCAGAGCGTGACACCCTCTGTCGTCGCGTTCCGCACGCACATCCTGTCGCTGATGGAGGCCGAGATCGAGCGGGCTCGTTCCCGCGGCGACGAGGGCGGCAAGGTCGAGCAGGCCATGCGGCACCTCGCGGGTGTGCTCACGCACACTCCGACGACACGTGCGCATGAACTCGCAGCTCAAGGGCGGGGCGACGAGTTCGCCGCCGCACTGCAGACTCTGTACGGCATCACGGCGGATGTCGCTGTCGATGCGCCGACGGCAGAGTCGGCCTGA